From the Luteolibacter sp. Y139 genome, one window contains:
- a CDS encoding nucleoside deaminase: MPDDLRFMRRAIELARIGMNSGAGGPFGAVVVKDGEIVGEGHNRVVATNDPTAHGEVVAIRDACARLGTFSLAGCEIHTTGEPCPMCLGAIHWARIGRIYYGFSISDAATIGFDDREFYRQFSLPPDERDVPIAESPGQEAKVLLAEYLSLPDRVAY; the protein is encoded by the coding sequence ATGCCAGACGATCTCCGCTTCATGCGCCGCGCCATCGAACTCGCCCGGATCGGGATGAATTCGGGGGCGGGTGGTCCTTTCGGTGCGGTGGTGGTGAAGGACGGCGAGATCGTCGGTGAGGGTCACAATCGCGTGGTCGCCACCAACGACCCGACCGCCCATGGCGAGGTCGTCGCCATCCGCGATGCGTGTGCCCGTCTCGGCACCTTCAGCCTGGCTGGCTGCGAAATCCACACTACGGGCGAGCCCTGTCCGATGTGCCTCGGCGCGATCCATTGGGCACGCATCGGCAGGATCTACTATGGGTTTAGTATTTCCGACGCCGCGACGATCGGCTTCGATGACCGGGAATTCTACCGGCAGTTTTCGCTGCCGCCGGACGAGCGGGATGTGCCGATCGCCGAGTCGCCCGGGCAGGAAGCGAAGGTGTTACTGGCCGAGTATCTGTCCCTGCCGGACCGGGTGGCCTACTGA
- a CDS encoding DUF4394 domain-containing protein produces the protein MTPRSFFLLPVIASGLLASSADAVTIYTIGSNNSFYSFDSATPGTVTQVGASGAASGYVDVDIYGANGALYAISGSGAGSQINLATGASSGGWTPNTNPITGAVTTFDFNPAADRVRVISNGGANNYRLQPDFASAPQTVTSPGAVTVDGGFSFTSSSAVARPGVSVVAAAYTNPGNNPPSTILYTLSSDGFLNSHTTPTGSFGNGVAVSAFGLGFTPTGSGFDIDLTNTGYALANASGVTNFYSIDLTTGVGTFLGSVGSTPGLTFSGLAAVPEPSTALLGALAGVGLLRRRRI, from the coding sequence ATGACCCCTCGCTCCTTCTTCCTCCTCCCAGTGATCGCTTCCGGATTGTTAGCCTCGTCGGCCGACGCTGTCACAATCTACACGATCGGCAGCAATAACAGCTTCTACTCCTTCGATTCCGCAACTCCCGGAACGGTAACCCAAGTCGGTGCATCTGGTGCCGCTTCGGGCTACGTTGACGTCGATATTTATGGGGCAAACGGCGCGCTCTACGCCATCAGCGGCAGCGGCGCCGGATCCCAAATCAATCTCGCGACCGGGGCGAGTTCCGGCGGTTGGACGCCAAATACCAATCCGATCACCGGCGCCGTCACCACCTTCGACTTCAATCCAGCTGCCGACCGGGTCCGGGTAATCTCCAATGGCGGTGCCAACAACTACCGTCTTCAACCGGATTTCGCCTCGGCTCCACAGACGGTGACAAGTCCCGGTGCCGTAACGGTCGATGGTGGGTTCTCATTTACCAGTTCGTCCGCGGTCGCCCGTCCGGGCGTCAGCGTCGTGGCTGCGGCCTATACGAACCCGGGCAACAATCCTCCCTCCACGATTCTGTATACGCTTTCGTCCGATGGTTTCCTCAATTCGCACACCACACCTACGGGATCGTTCGGTAACGGCGTGGCGGTCAGCGCGTTTGGCTTGGGCTTCACCCCCACCGGCAGCGGCTTTGACATCGACCTGACGAACACTGGATACGCCTTGGCCAATGCCAGCGGAGTCACGAACTTTTACTCCATCGATCTCACCACCGGTGTCGGCACTTTCCTGGGCTCGGTTGGCAGCACGCCGGGTCTGACATTCAGCGGTCTGGCAGCCGTTCCCGAGCCATCCACCGCCCTTCTGGGCGCGCTTGCTGGCGTGGGGCTGTTGCGCCGACGCCGCATTTGA
- a CDS encoding DUF1501 domain-containing protein: protein MNVFQQLHIDRARHLTRRHFLQNCSVGLGGMWLGSQAFGAALKKDPANPLQPDLSHFAPKAKRIIYLHMAGSPSQLELFDYKPELAKLDGKECPKEFLEGKQFAFIQGVPKMLGSQFPFHQAGQSGQWISDRMPQFEQVIDEVCFIKSMYTDQFNHGPAQLLMHTGSQIPGSPSEGAWATYGLGSENSNLPGFIVLTSGGKNPDAGKSVWGAGYLPSVYQGVQCRSQGEPVLYLQNPDGVSQALRRRTLDALNDLNQRVATDFGDPETVTRIAQYEMAFRMQIHAAEAFDLKQEPEAVHKLYGTRPGQESFANNCLLARRLAERGVRFIQLFDWGWDSHGTDKGTDLKQGFVDKCNQIDQPVAALLKDLKQRGLLEETLVIWSGEFGRTPMRENRGGVEMPFVGRDHHTGAFTLWCAGGGVKRGFSYGETDPVGYESIVDKVSAHDFHATLMTLLGFDHKKLTYPFQGLDQRLSNVTKPSRVVKEIFA, encoded by the coding sequence ATGAACGTTTTCCAACAACTGCACATTGATCGCGCCCGGCACCTGACCCGCCGTCATTTCCTGCAAAATTGCTCGGTTGGCCTCGGAGGGATGTGGCTCGGCTCCCAAGCATTTGGAGCGGCGCTGAAAAAGGACCCGGCCAATCCCTTGCAGCCGGACCTTTCCCACTTCGCGCCAAAGGCGAAGCGGATCATCTACCTCCACATGGCCGGCTCGCCGAGCCAGCTCGAACTTTTCGACTACAAGCCCGAGCTCGCCAAGCTCGATGGCAAGGAGTGCCCCAAGGAGTTCCTCGAAGGCAAGCAGTTCGCCTTCATCCAAGGCGTCCCGAAGATGCTCGGCTCGCAGTTTCCCTTCCACCAGGCAGGCCAGAGCGGCCAGTGGATCTCCGACCGCATGCCGCAGTTCGAGCAAGTGATCGACGAGGTCTGCTTCATCAAGTCGATGTATACGGACCAGTTCAACCACGGTCCGGCCCAGCTCCTGATGCACACCGGCAGCCAGATCCCCGGCTCGCCGTCCGAGGGTGCTTGGGCGACCTACGGCCTCGGCTCGGAGAACTCGAACCTGCCCGGCTTCATCGTCCTCACCTCCGGTGGCAAGAACCCGGACGCCGGCAAATCGGTATGGGGCGCAGGCTATTTGCCCAGCGTCTACCAAGGCGTGCAGTGCCGCTCCCAAGGAGAGCCGGTGCTCTACCTGCAAAATCCCGACGGCGTCTCCCAGGCGCTGCGCCGCCGCACGCTCGACGCGCTCAATGATCTCAACCAGCGCGTGGCCACCGACTTCGGCGATCCCGAGACGGTCACCCGCATCGCGCAGTACGAAATGGCCTTCCGCATGCAAATCCACGCCGCGGAAGCCTTCGACCTGAAGCAGGAGCCGGAAGCCGTTCACAAGCTCTACGGCACCCGGCCGGGCCAGGAATCCTTCGCGAACAACTGCCTCCTCGCCCGTCGCCTCGCCGAGCGCGGCGTCCGCTTCATCCAGCTCTTCGACTGGGGCTGGGACTCGCACGGCACCGACAAGGGCACCGACCTCAAGCAAGGCTTCGTCGACAAGTGCAACCAGATCGACCAACCGGTCGCCGCCCTGCTGAAGGACCTCAAGCAGCGCGGGCTGTTAGAAGAAACGCTGGTCATCTGGAGCGGCGAATTCGGCCGCACCCCGATGCGCGAGAATCGCGGTGGAGTCGAGATGCCCTTCGTCGGCCGAGACCACCACACCGGCGCCTTCACCCTCTGGTGCGCCGGCGGCGGCGTGAAGCGCGGCTTCTCCTACGGCGAGACCGATCCCGTCGGCTACGAGTCGATCGTCGACAAGGTCAGCGCCCACGACTTCCACGCCACGCTGATGACGCTGCTGGGCTTCGACCACAAGAAGCTGACCTACCCCTTTCAAGGCCTCGACCAGCGCCTCTCGAACGTCACCAAGCCCTCGCGGGTGGTAAAAGAAATCTTCGCCTGA
- a CDS encoding PSD1 and planctomycete cytochrome C domain-containing protein, whose amino-acid sequence MSRFLVSLLLLQITPSRVSAEEPVDFNRDIRPILTKNCTTCHGGVKQAGETSFIYREEALGQGKSGKTIVVPGDPAASELMHRVKSSDPDERMPPPKEHPHPLEPQQVALLERWIKEGAKWGEHWSFQKPVEPPVPAVKNAAWPKTDLDRHVLAKLEAEKLSPMPEAPPAEWFRRVTLDLTGLPPTLEEWDAFQKGVAVNPQAAMEAAVDLLLASPQFGERWAAMWLDLARYSDTTGFEKDPHRDIWPFRDWVIRALNADMPFDEFTRKQLAGDLLENPEPGDLIASAFHRNTQNNTEGGTDDEEYRTAAVMDRVNTTWTAWNATTFGCIQCHSHPYDPFPHDDYYKFMAFFDNSEDSDLNNEFPKSKAANDPAQQADAQRLEKDIRTNREELNEAALALAKETTGWQTVKADSAAASADTGKLEQQPDGVFLAGGTNPTATVFTVTVPASRLGVLRLDILPMSDDPAKWSEFGAVVTKLEIDRILPDGTRQPVKLKEVVSDFIAGPLDPNGVVQGGGGFGDYPVLRSPRTGWFVAEKVEDSPPDSKFEIRLKHGVTCNETQGCVMRKFRLAVSPDERLTNFVMSPERASAWIAHGQLKQSYNAIQGTMIPVMQERLPDATRDTRVFIRGNRMTKEKSVQPAIPALTGGPKKDGRLTRLDVATWLTGPENPLAARVLANRLWAELFGIGIVETQEDFGSSGLPPADQPLLDHLALRLRDQHHWHLKPFLRELVLSASYRQSSKATPEALQRDPKNQLASRGPRQRLSAEMVRDQALLVSGLLSHKQFGKPVYPPQPEGVWKSVYSGAKWDTSQGEDRYRRALYTYSKRTSGYPAFLTFDAPTRDVCSARRISTNTPLQALVTLNDPAYIELAQAFAKRMEGANVEERLARGYKMLTLQDAPPPVVATLAKLHADARADYEKSPAESAKLAPTPDEAALVLVANTLLNSDIALTR is encoded by the coding sequence ATGTCGCGCTTCCTCGTTTCCTTACTCCTGCTCCAGATCACCCCCTCTCGGGTTAGCGCGGAAGAGCCCGTGGATTTCAACCGCGATATCCGGCCGATCCTCACCAAGAACTGCACCACCTGCCATGGCGGGGTGAAGCAGGCGGGCGAGACCTCCTTCATCTACCGGGAAGAAGCGCTCGGCCAGGGCAAGTCCGGCAAGACCATCGTGGTCCCTGGCGACCCCGCAGCATCGGAACTCATGCACCGGGTCAAGAGCAGCGACCCCGACGAACGGATGCCACCGCCCAAGGAGCATCCGCACCCGCTGGAACCGCAGCAGGTGGCATTGTTAGAACGATGGATCAAAGAGGGCGCGAAGTGGGGCGAGCACTGGTCCTTTCAGAAGCCCGTCGAGCCGCCGGTCCCTGCCGTGAAAAACGCGGCGTGGCCGAAGACGGATCTCGACCGCCACGTGCTCGCCAAGCTGGAGGCGGAAAAGCTTTCCCCGATGCCCGAGGCTCCGCCGGCCGAGTGGTTTCGCCGCGTGACGCTCGATCTCACCGGCCTGCCGCCGACACTCGAGGAGTGGGATGCCTTCCAGAAAGGCGTAGCCGTCAATCCACAGGCAGCGATGGAAGCCGCGGTGGACCTTCTGCTCGCGTCACCTCAGTTCGGCGAGCGCTGGGCGGCGATGTGGCTCGATCTTGCGCGCTACTCCGACACCACTGGCTTTGAGAAAGATCCGCACCGCGATATCTGGCCGTTCCGCGACTGGGTCATCCGCGCGCTGAATGCGGACATGCCCTTCGATGAGTTCACACGCAAACAGCTCGCGGGCGATTTGTTAGAGAATCCCGAGCCCGGCGACCTCATCGCCTCCGCGTTTCACCGCAATACGCAGAACAATACCGAAGGCGGCACCGACGACGAAGAGTATCGGACCGCTGCGGTGATGGACCGCGTGAACACAACCTGGACGGCGTGGAATGCCACCACCTTCGGCTGCATCCAGTGCCACTCCCACCCCTACGACCCCTTCCCCCATGACGATTACTACAAGTTCATGGCCTTCTTCGATAACAGCGAGGACAGCGACCTGAACAACGAGTTTCCCAAGTCGAAGGCCGCCAACGATCCCGCCCAGCAGGCGGATGCCCAGCGCTTGGAAAAGGATATCCGCACCAACCGCGAGGAGCTCAACGAAGCGGCGCTCGCGCTCGCGAAGGAGACCACCGGCTGGCAGACGGTGAAAGCAGACTCCGCCGCAGCATCGGCCGACACCGGCAAGCTGGAGCAGCAGCCTGATGGTGTTTTCCTCGCCGGCGGGACCAACCCCACCGCCACCGTTTTCACCGTGACCGTGCCTGCTTCGCGGCTCGGCGTGCTGCGGCTGGACATCCTGCCGATGAGCGATGACCCGGCGAAATGGAGCGAATTCGGCGCGGTGGTCACCAAGCTGGAAATCGATCGCATCTTGCCAGACGGCACACGCCAACCGGTGAAGCTGAAGGAAGTTGTCAGCGACTTCATCGCCGGCCCGCTCGATCCCAATGGCGTGGTTCAAGGCGGCGGCGGCTTCGGCGACTATCCCGTGCTCCGCAGCCCGCGAACCGGATGGTTCGTGGCGGAGAAGGTCGAGGATTCACCACCCGACTCGAAGTTTGAGATCCGCCTCAAGCACGGCGTCACCTGCAATGAGACTCAGGGCTGCGTGATGCGGAAATTCCGCCTCGCCGTATCGCCCGATGAGCGGCTCACCAACTTCGTGATGAGCCCCGAGCGGGCCTCCGCTTGGATCGCCCACGGCCAGCTCAAGCAGTCTTACAATGCCATCCAAGGCACCATGATCCCGGTGATGCAGGAACGCCTGCCGGATGCCACTCGCGACACCCGCGTCTTCATCCGCGGCAACCGCATGACCAAGGAGAAGTCCGTCCAGCCGGCCATCCCCGCGCTCACTGGCGGGCCGAAGAAAGACGGCCGCCTGACGCGCCTCGATGTCGCCACCTGGCTCACCGGACCGGAAAACCCTCTGGCAGCCCGCGTGCTGGCAAATCGACTGTGGGCCGAGCTGTTCGGCATCGGCATTGTGGAAACACAGGAAGACTTCGGCAGCTCCGGCTTGCCACCCGCAGACCAGCCCTTGCTCGATCACCTTGCACTGCGCTTGCGAGATCAACATCACTGGCACCTCAAGCCTTTCCTGCGAGAGCTGGTACTATCCGCATCGTACCGGCAGTCGTCGAAAGCCACCCCCGAAGCGCTGCAACGCGACCCAAAAAACCAGCTCGCCTCCCGTGGCCCCCGCCAACGGCTCTCCGCCGAGATGGTCCGCGACCAAGCGCTGCTCGTCTCCGGCCTGCTCTCGCACAAGCAATTCGGCAAGCCCGTCTATCCGCCCCAGCCGGAAGGCGTGTGGAAGTCCGTTTATAGCGGTGCCAAGTGGGACACCTCCCAAGGCGAGGATCGCTACCGCCGCGCCCTCTACACCTACTCGAAACGAACCAGCGGCTATCCCGCCTTCCTCACCTTCGACGCACCGACTCGCGACGTCTGCTCCGCCCGCCGCATTTCCACCAATACCCCATTGCAGGCATTGGTGACTCTGAACGACCCCGCCTACATCGAACTCGCGCAGGCCTTCGCGAAGCGGATGGAAGGCGCAAATGTCGAAGAGCGTCTCGCCCGGGGCTACAAGATGCTGACGCTTCAAGACGCACCTCCACCTGTTGTCGCCACGCTCGCGAAGCTCCACGCCGACGCCAGGGCGGACTACGAGAAATCTCCCGCGGAGTCCGCCAAGCTCGCACCTACACCGGATGAAGCAGCACTCGTGCTCGTCGCAAACACGCTGCTCAACTCCGACATCGCCCTGACCCGATGA
- the trmD gene encoding tRNA (guanosine(37)-N1)-methyltransferase TrmD translates to MRIDILTLFPEIALAPLGESIIRRAQDAGLVEIRAHNIRDWSTDKHKRTDDTLCGGGQGMLMMPGPIFTAIEELRTPESKVILMTPQGTVFKQAIAKELSDEKHLILLCGHYEGVDHRVIEALVDLELSIGDYVLTNGAIAAAVVTDAIVRLLPGALGDERSHQDESFSDPGLLEAPAYTRPIDFRGMKVPDVLISGHHAKITAWKKEKALERTRQNRPDLLDG, encoded by the coding sequence ATGCGCATCGACATACTCACCCTCTTCCCCGAGATCGCCCTCGCCCCGCTGGGCGAGAGCATCATCCGCCGCGCGCAGGACGCCGGGCTGGTGGAAATCCGCGCGCATAACATCCGCGACTGGTCCACCGACAAGCACAAGCGCACCGACGATACCCTCTGCGGTGGCGGCCAAGGCATGCTCATGATGCCCGGCCCGATCTTCACCGCGATCGAAGAACTGCGCACGCCGGAGTCGAAGGTCATCCTGATGACTCCGCAGGGAACGGTCTTCAAGCAGGCCATCGCGAAGGAGCTGTCGGACGAAAAGCACCTCATCCTGCTCTGCGGCCACTACGAGGGCGTCGATCACCGGGTCATCGAGGCGCTCGTCGATCTCGAACTGTCGATCGGCGACTACGTGCTCACCAATGGTGCCATCGCCGCCGCGGTCGTGACGGATGCCATCGTGCGCTTGCTCCCCGGTGCCTTGGGCGACGAACGCTCCCACCAGGACGAATCCTTTTCCGATCCCGGCTTGCTGGAGGCTCCGGCCTACACCCGCCCCATCGATTTCCGCGGCATGAAGGTGCCGGACGTCCTGATCTCCGGCCACCACGCGAAGATCACGGCGTGGAAGAAGGAGAAGGCCTTGGAGCGGACCCGGCAAAACCGGCCGGATCTGCTGGACGGGTGA
- a CDS encoding Trm112 family protein, with protein MEPVDPPAPPDEDAPPLELPKKRIPPPLPGQRGVAAEVRSLERHVCPECGGKAEWDPGKKELVCPFCGTRFPREGPPPMPGTIVEHDLDEAISRLGDKAVNVDTATRRVQCNNCHAVLVRSADTVAQHCDFCGSPELLDYNDIHSPISPESLLPAAISKETAYHALKAFLAARWFAPNDLKRRNLIDRINRVYLPYWTFDSSAECPWTAESGTYYWVTVQSRDSEGRTVTRQERRTKWRPASGHVSTWFDDIVISGSRGLDTELLQKLEPFPTKDLVPYETRYVSGWQVEHYQIPLMDAARLGFGTMEGMLREMCGHEVPGDTYRNLQIYPEFSDKTFKHILVPIWLLAYQYRGKTWQGAVNAVTGTAHARFPLSAWKIFFVTLLVIAVILLIALLANH; from the coding sequence ATGGAGCCCGTTGACCCACCGGCACCGCCGGACGAGGACGCCCCGCCGCTCGAGCTGCCGAAGAAACGCATCCCACCCCCGCTGCCCGGGCAGCGCGGGGTCGCTGCGGAAGTACGGTCGCTTGAGCGCCACGTCTGCCCCGAGTGCGGCGGCAAGGCCGAGTGGGATCCGGGGAAGAAGGAACTCGTGTGCCCGTTTTGCGGCACGCGTTTCCCCCGTGAGGGCCCGCCGCCGATGCCCGGCACCATCGTCGAGCACGATCTCGATGAGGCGATTTCGCGCCTCGGCGACAAGGCGGTCAATGTCGACACCGCCACCCGCCGCGTGCAGTGCAACAACTGCCACGCCGTGCTCGTCCGCAGTGCCGACACCGTCGCGCAGCACTGCGACTTCTGCGGCTCGCCCGAACTGCTCGACTACAACGACATCCACAGCCCGATCTCGCCGGAATCGCTGCTGCCCGCCGCCATTTCAAAGGAGACTGCTTACCACGCGCTCAAGGCCTTCCTCGCCGCACGCTGGTTTGCGCCGAATGACCTCAAGCGCCGCAACCTGATCGACCGGATCAACCGCGTCTATCTCCCCTACTGGACCTTCGACTCCTCCGCCGAATGCCCGTGGACTGCGGAGAGCGGCACCTACTACTGGGTCACCGTCCAAAGCCGCGACTCCGAAGGCCGCACCGTCACCCGCCAAGAGCGCCGCACCAAATGGCGGCCGGCCAGCGGCCATGTCTCCACATGGTTCGATGACATCGTCATCTCCGGCTCCCGTGGCCTCGATACCGAGCTACTTCAGAAGCTGGAGCCCTTTCCCACGAAGGATCTCGTACCCTACGAGACCCGCTACGTCTCCGGCTGGCAGGTCGAACACTACCAGATTCCGTTGATGGATGCCGCCCGCCTCGGCTTTGGCACCATGGAGGGCATGCTGCGCGAAATGTGCGGCCACGAGGTGCCCGGCGACACGTATCGGAATCTCCAGATCTACCCCGAGTTCTCCGACAAGACCTTCAAGCACATCCTCGTCCCCATCTGGCTGCTCGCCTACCAGTACCGCGGCAAGACCTGGCAGGGAGCCGTCAATGCCGTCACCGGCACCGCCCACGCCCGCTTCCCGCTCAGCGCCTGGAAGATCTTCTTCGTCACGCTGCTGGTGATCGCCGTGATCCTGCTGATCGCGCTCTTGGCGAATCACTAG
- a CDS encoding MoaD/ThiS family protein, giving the protein MASIAFTQHLQTHVDAPRSDVSSGTVRDALEEVLAENPRLRGYVLDDAGAVRKHIAVFLDGESVKDRTGLSDPLPPGGEIFVMQALSGG; this is encoded by the coding sequence ATGGCTTCCATTGCGTTCACGCAGCACCTCCAGACGCACGTCGATGCGCCCCGCTCGGACGTCTCCAGTGGAACCGTGCGGGACGCACTGGAGGAAGTCCTGGCCGAGAACCCGCGGCTGCGTGGGTATGTGCTCGATGATGCGGGTGCGGTGCGGAAGCACATCGCCGTCTTTCTCGACGGCGAGTCGGTGAAGGACCGCACCGGTCTGAGCGACCCGCTGCCGCCCGGCGGTGAGATTTTCGTCATGCAGGCCCTGTCCGGGGGCTGA
- a CDS encoding septal ring lytic transglycosylase RlpA family protein, which yields MLLRLFPFLLLASCAYPSGNYKGYQTKSYHVRGQTYQPMGVDEALHHTETGTASWYNESSFFGLKRGQTSLGEKVMPWHLIAAHKTLPLPCMVQVTNLQNGKSVKCRVNDRGPFIGDRIIDLSPRAAKKIGFRDQGLAEVEVKVLSVGDGSYKRTAKRKWFFGLF from the coding sequence GTGCTTCTCCGGCTTTTTCCGTTTCTACTGCTGGCCTCCTGCGCCTATCCGAGCGGCAACTACAAGGGCTACCAGACCAAGTCCTACCACGTCCGCGGACAGACATATCAGCCGATGGGCGTGGACGAGGCGCTCCACCACACCGAGACCGGCACGGCCTCGTGGTACAATGAGTCCAGCTTCTTCGGCCTCAAGCGCGGCCAGACCTCGCTCGGGGAAAAGGTCATGCCTTGGCATCTGATCGCCGCGCACAAGACCCTGCCCCTGCCCTGCATGGTGCAGGTGACCAATCTCCAGAACGGCAAGTCCGTGAAGTGCCGCGTCAATGACCGCGGCCCCTTCATCGGCGACCGCATCATTGACCTCTCACCGCGAGCCGCGAAGAAGATCGGCTTCCGGGACCAGGGACTCGCCGAAGTGGAGGTGAAAGTCCTCTCCGTCGGCGACGGCAGCTACAAGCGCACCGCCAAACGGAAGTGGTTCTTCGGGCTGTTCTGA
- the rnhC gene encoding ribonuclease HIII yields MSLTSHTAPLTTAQAARLKEVLEERGYDFEAKPYTLYAAKKGKLNVSVYEKGPKVLVQGKDTEDFIRFILEPEVLGEAKLGYEEELDPEMFAPHFGIDESGKGDYFGPLVIAGVYTDATVARALMTAGVMDSKRISSAKRIRDLAEKIRQVPGVATSVVAIGPERYNEMFRSFGNLNRLLAWGHAKVIANLADQRPKCPRALSDQFARPDVLLRALKQQNITLQLDQRTKGESDIAVAAASILARERFVEWIDKSSSAGGIVLPLGASTAVIEAAKQVVAKHGIEALGKVAKLHFKTTSAVTGDSNGAGTDSA; encoded by the coding sequence GTGTCCCTGACCTCGCACACCGCCCCGCTCACCACCGCCCAAGCCGCCCGGCTGAAGGAGGTGCTGGAAGAGCGCGGTTACGACTTCGAGGCCAAACCCTACACTCTGTATGCCGCCAAGAAGGGCAAGCTGAACGTCTCCGTCTACGAAAAGGGCCCGAAGGTGCTGGTGCAGGGCAAGGACACCGAGGACTTCATCCGCTTCATCCTCGAACCCGAGGTGCTCGGCGAGGCCAAGCTCGGCTACGAGGAAGAGCTCGATCCCGAAATGTTCGCGCCGCACTTCGGCATCGATGAAAGCGGCAAGGGCGACTACTTCGGCCCGCTGGTCATCGCTGGCGTCTATACCGATGCCACGGTCGCCCGCGCGCTGATGACCGCCGGGGTGATGGATTCGAAACGCATCTCCAGCGCTAAACGCATCCGCGACCTGGCTGAAAAGATCCGCCAGGTTCCCGGCGTCGCGACCTCCGTCGTGGCCATCGGCCCGGAGCGCTACAACGAGATGTTCCGCTCCTTTGGCAACCTCAACCGCCTCCTCGCCTGGGGTCATGCCAAGGTGATTGCAAATCTTGCAGACCAGCGGCCCAAATGTCCTCGCGCCCTCAGCGACCAGTTCGCCCGGCCCGACGTCCTGCTCCGCGCCTTGAAGCAGCAGAATATCACACTCCAGCTCGACCAGCGGACCAAGGGAGAATCGGACATTGCCGTTGCTGCAGCGTCGATTCTCGCCCGTGAGCGCTTCGTCGAGTGGATCGACAAAAGCTCATCCGCTGGTGGAATCGTGCTACCGCTGGGGGCCTCCACGGCGGTAATCGAGGCCGCCAAACAGGTCGTCGCCAAACATGGAATCGAAGCGCTTGGCAAGGTTGCAAAGCTGCATTTCAAGACTACGTCAGCGGTCACCGGTGATTCAAACGGCGCTGGCACGGATTCCGCATGA
- a CDS encoding SPFH and helix-turn-helix domain-containing protein, producing the protein MGLMDFIKGELLEIIEWQDDSRDTIAWRYPDDDKAIKNGAQLIVRESQVAQFLYLGQFGDTFGPGKHTLTTDNIPVLTRIKGWKYGFQSPFKADVYFVNTRLFTGNKWGTANPIMLRDADLGVVRARAYGTYDFKVTNVQTFLKEVAGSDHDFRVDEFADTMRSRVVSIFSDALANAHVPVFDVATRYTDLGEALLPLINPVISAKYGIEVSSFIVENVSVPPEVEEAIDKRSAMSAIGNLNDYVKYQMGQGMAAGGGGGAAGTASELAVGFAVAKELMQQGGLTGGGSPPPMPGAPAAASAAPVQANPDILDPASVARMLGVSEADVMTEIESGNLPAKKIGSSYRVTRAALDAFLAH; encoded by the coding sequence ATGGGACTCATGGACTTCATCAAAGGCGAGCTGCTCGAAATCATCGAGTGGCAGGACGACTCACGGGACACCATCGCCTGGCGCTACCCCGACGACGACAAGGCGATCAAGAACGGCGCCCAGCTGATTGTTAGGGAAAGCCAGGTCGCGCAGTTCCTCTACCTCGGCCAGTTCGGCGATACCTTCGGTCCCGGCAAGCACACGCTGACCACGGACAACATCCCGGTGCTCACCCGTATCAAGGGCTGGAAGTACGGCTTCCAATCGCCCTTCAAGGCGGACGTCTATTTCGTCAATACCCGCCTCTTCACCGGCAACAAGTGGGGCACTGCCAATCCCATCATGCTGCGCGATGCCGACCTCGGCGTCGTCCGCGCCCGCGCCTACGGGACCTATGACTTCAAGGTGACGAACGTGCAGACCTTCCTCAAGGAAGTCGCCGGCTCCGACCATGACTTCCGCGTCGATGAATTCGCGGACACCATGCGCTCGCGCGTCGTCAGCATCTTCTCCGACGCATTGGCAAATGCGCACGTCCCGGTCTTCGACGTCGCCACCCGCTACACCGACCTCGGTGAGGCGCTGCTGCCGCTGATCAATCCGGTCATTTCCGCCAAATACGGCATCGAGGTGTCCTCCTTCATCGTCGAGAACGTCAGCGTTCCGCCAGAAGTCGAGGAGGCCATCGACAAGCGCTCCGCCATGTCGGCCATCGGCAATCTCAACGACTACGTGAAGTACCAGATGGGACAGGGCATGGCCGCCGGTGGCGGTGGTGGTGCTGCCGGCACTGCCAGCGAACTCGCCGTCGGATTTGCCGTCGCGAAGGAACTCATGCAGCAAGGTGGACTCACCGGCGGTGGCTCTCCGCCGCCGATGCCCGGCGCACCCGCTGCCGCTTCCGCCGCTCCAGTCCAGGCCAATCCTGATATCCTCGATCCTGCCAGTGTCGCCCGCATGCTCGGTGTCTCCGAGGCGGACGTCATGACCGAGATCGAGTCCGGTAACCTGCCCGCGAAGAAGATCGGCTCCAGCTACCGCGTCACCCGCGCCGCGCTTGACGCCTTCCTCGCTCACTAG